A stretch of DNA from Nerophis ophidion isolate RoL-2023_Sa linkage group LG18, RoL_Noph_v1.0, whole genome shotgun sequence:
ttttaaaaagtaatcaaAGTTACTCATTACTTTgccaaaaatgtaatttatttataaacaGAATTATTCTTTAATACATGTCattaattactagggaaagtaatAATAGCATTACCAAAACAAGAAATTAAATATCTGGCAGTGCAAAGACGTTTCATGAAAGCAGAGTGTGCGCCTTTAAAGAGCCGTGCTGTTTTGCTAAATTCAGTTcagtttaagtttattttgaacatgcatacgatacaatgtaatgcgtcgcatatttacagttgtttttttacagcatgtccgaaaaggactaggaagaagcagagcttatttaatcctactccttttcattccatagcaattttattccatttccttgttctctgtaacataacagtgaatTAATAAAATATCTTtatctcaaaagaaaaaaaaagagcaaaagggCTCAAggtgttcatcataattcttgttctgtgtactttgtgaacactagTAGTTCGAAcagtctcttaaaggcctactgaaattagattttccttatttaaaacggggatagcaggtccattctatatgtcagacttgatcatttcgcgatattgccgtattttttctgaaaggatttagtagagaacatcgacgataaagttagcaccttttggtgctgataaaaaagccttgcctttaccggaagtcgcagacgatgacgtcacatgggtgagggctcctcaagtcctcacattgtttataatgggagcctccagcagcaagagttattcggacccagaaaatgacaatttccccaataatttgagcgaggatgaaagattcgtggatgatgatattgatagcgaaggactataaaaaaatttaaaaaataaaaaggcgattgcattgggacggattcagatgtttttagacacatttactaggataattctgggaaatcccttatctttctattgtgttgctagtgtttttgtgagattaaatagtacctgatagtctgaggggtgtgtccacgggtgtcttgagcccagtgtctgagggaagtcgacggcagctgcatggacggcgcaagctcagctgatctccggtaagaggcgactttttaccacaactttctcaccgaaacctgccggttgacaagtggtcgggatccatgtttgcttgaccgctctgatccatggtaaagcttcacctccgggaattttcaacaaggaatcaccgtgtgtttgtgtggctaaaggctaaagcttcccaactccatctttctactttgacttctccattattaattgaacaaattgcaaaagattcagcaacacagatgtccagaatactgtttaattgcgcgatgaaaagagacgacttttagctgcaaatagtgctgcgctaatatgtcctctgcagtccgtgatgtcacgcgcacgtgtcataattccgcgacgttttcaacaaaaaactccgcgggaaatttaaaattgcaatttagtaaactaaaccggccgtattggcatgtgttgcaatgttaatatttcatcattgatatataaactatcagactgcgtggtcggtagtagtgggtttcagtaggcctttaaactgaatcatattagtgctttgtttgatttctttggttaatccgttaAGTAACGTATGATGGtccagcccggctgcaccaaataatagtataaatccatttaataaaatcaaatacaaataaagcaacaagagaagtatcccacacttctcttttctaaagtaaatttgtacagccgatatggtcatctacatcaactatatgatttgcctgagaagctggacaggacaaaaaaaattaactgaAAAAAACAACGTATGATGTCAGGGAGAGACCAGGCAGAGCAGCATTAGGTCAGGTGTGTCTGTTAGCTCTTGTGGGACGACAGCTTTGTTGAATCTTTTTTACTGATTTGTGTTCCCGCCGGTTAATAAAGAGGTGAAATGTGCTTCCATTGCTCTCGTGTCCTTGTGCACTTCAatgattgatttgttgttcattatttatTCCCTTGTAGTAGTAGAAGTACtagtgtgtatgtgttgtttgctgtgtgatgttgcctcttccttTTTGATAGCAAGTTAATTTTCGTGTGGTGATggttgttgctttcattagtaaaaagaggtttcctgcattgaacttgcgCTTCTGACACTGGCATGTTGAAATAAAACCACATCCAAAGTAGCGTGCCACGTTACATCAAACGGATTGATAACAGTATTTTAATGTACATAAAATTAATTGATTAGATTAGTCGTGACAAGTTAAAGTAACGGCGTTAGTAACGCCGTTGTTGTATAACGTCCTGCGAACACAGCCCATGAGTgagattggccgataccgatCACAAGTATTAACTGTCAGTTTTTCGATGTATTTATGGCGAGTACTattgacagtgtaacaatatcaacacaataacaAAACTAGTTCCTTGTACTTCTTAAtgtaatataattttttgggcaggggcagcacggtgaaacaggggtcagtgcatgtgcctcacaatacgaaggtcctgagttcaatcccgggctcgggatctttctgtgtggagtttgcatattctccccgtgattgtgtgggttccctccgggtactccggcttcttcccacctccaaaaatatgcacctggggataggttgattggcaacactaaattggccctagagtgtgaatgttgtctgtctgtgttggccctgtgatgaggtggcgacttgtccaggggtttACCCCGCGTTCctccagaatgcagctgagataggctccagtagcccccgcgaccccaaaaaaaggacaagcggtagaaaatgtatggatggatggacaattgttTGATTGCAACAAAATCAATAGAACtcaatatttaaacaaaaacaagtacattttgccctcaaagtcctcctgtgtccagtaAACTCAGTTTTTacgtaaaacaaaaaacaaaaaaaaatactttcaagAAAATACAAATGTCGACCTAATAGCTCTTGCATCAGCTCATTTATTGATGTGACCCATGGTATCAACACCACCAATTCATAGATGGATCCACCCTCGGACGGTGACATTGCTGACGCACCAACagttgttatattgtcttttctCTAGGctcttattaatttacttgttaatttcctgttaataactTCTTACTTTCTTCTGTAATTTGTTTTCATCTCCACGTATTAAACTTTACAAAGCAAATATTTCCTTGTGTTGTTtaagtgttagaataattgtatctaagttatcacaaaactttgtgttacattgagttcagctcgcccggcgagaagacaaaagctgcctttgaacctaccaagaagaaggcttgtaacactacactgtgtaggatgggaagcaacatgaaggtgttctgtttctttcatgtattgtaatcaacagaaagatagtgtcttgacccgagatctacaaagcgaagaggaagcaagaCCTGACTCCCCTAcagggacctcttctttgaactgttttaaatACTTTTCTGAAAACAGTTTACAacatttctttgaactgttctgtaaccaaaggcgatggctgtttaggACCCTCTCCcttggaaacagctgttgccatgtaatcaaggaaagtccaaataaaagaggaagcgTGCTGAGAGGCTGTACAAAAGTACAGCCCAAACATCTCTcgtcaattgagccaaatttaattctgtctctcttTCATTCTTTGctgcttgtcttgtttaatagatgtcatccatgtttgaacctgacatattaAAATGACTATTACGTCGAAAATGTATGTCAcacaatttccaaaaaataaaaaagcattgtcgattttattttttgtacaaaatgtattttaattcaattttttttcaaatagcatCTCAAGTTAAGTTTTAAAAGTAGCGATGTGTCACCGGTATGGGTTCAAATGTAAACGCTACGTATCCCTAGTCTTCGGGAAGCTCCCGGAAGGTGTAGGTGTGCTTACCTTGACAATTTCCTGGCCCAGGACTCCTCCCACCACGGCACACACAGGAGGCATCACGGAGAAACAGTAGCTGTGGACACATGTCAACGtcagcaaacaggaagtgactcATTTGACTTCCTCTAAGATTCCAAAGCGGACATGTACAGCGCGGGGGCCACAGCAGGTACCTGATGAAGTCGTCGTTCAGGATGTTGGCGCCCACGCCCATGGCCTCCAGGAGGTCGTCGCGGATCTGTCTCAGGAGCTGACTGTCCTCTTCAAAGGACTTTGGCTCGGGGGCACGATGTTTTTCTGCACGGAACTTCAGCAGGACTGCGGAGGACAAACACGCTGTTTCCTTTCTCTTTAACTCCACACACCATTCATATGCACTAcactacccacaatgccatgcaaTACATAACAAAAACGTGAATGGCGGATGACAGATTCGAGAGTCCGGGGTAAGGATACAGCTATAAAGGATTTTAATAATCGAGTAATCTATCAATGAGTTTGTTCCATTAGTCGTGCAaatggataaaacacactttattatCTCAATGCGTATTTTAGGGAAAACTGTCAAACTAAAcaaagatttttgtatttttattaccttcttttaccttgtCTATTCCCTTTATTACCTATTATTTACCCTCGATTGAACtccttttacattttatttaccttcGATTACCTtcttttaacttattttaccttttatttaccttctattgaaCTCATTTTACCTTGTATTTACCTTCGAATAACTTCttataccttctatttaccttgtaTTTACTTTTTTTGACCGTATTTCACCCCAGATATTccatatttaccttttatttaactctttttaccttttattgaccatctatttaacttattttacattttatttacctaCTATTTACTTACAATTGACCTGTGACCACACTTTACCTTGTAGTTTCTATATTACgttttatcttttatttaccttctaccttctatttaacttcttTTAGCTTGTATTTAATAATGAATTTACCTTTTATTCAGCTTTTAACTTGTTTTATCTTTGCTTACTTTCTACATTCATTCCGTTGACTTTTTTTACCCCCTATATTTCTTctatttaagttattttaacTTATATATTCCTTCATTTAGCTTATATTTATCTCTGATCAGAATCAGTAGCTTCATTTACATTattttgcatttattttattacCGTGACCatttatttactttgttttaccttctatttattttttacccttatttcaccttttatttgccgtatttgaacttttttttactgtatttttcggattataagtcgcagtttttttatatagtttggccggaggtgagacttggccaaactataaaaaaaaattaaaaaatttgttgttgtttttttgcctaGTCTCCCCCCCGGCCAacctataaaaaaaactgcgacttatagtccgaaaaatacggtacttcttttaccttccatttactttattttactttACATTTACCTTTTTTCACCTTCTTTTATCTTTAATTCACTTCTATCACCTCCTATTTACCACCCTTTACCTTCTATtcaacttgttttaccttcttttatgcgGTCCGGATTTTAGAACTgtttattagttacactcatcAAACGACTAATCAAAGCAACAGAATATTAGCCCTAGTCCAGAGACTTGGAGAGGAACATGGACAGGTTGGGGGTCACACTTGACTGCACCTCCGTGTGGGACAGGATGCAGTCGTCACGGAGAAGAGTGACTTCCTCATCGGTCGCCTACGACAAGCTCTCGGCTACACCACTTCCTGTGGCACTTCCATATTTACCAAGATGCATGCTAAACAGTATAGGGTAATAATAGCATCAACTGATTTAAAACTATAAATAAAATGTGCCTCCATTATTGTGCAAGACAGAGTGGTGGTGTACTTGTAGCAGATTGCCTCTAGGTCAAGGGTGTccaactcgttttcattgagggccacattgcagttaagGCTGCCCTCAAAGGGCCGTTTGGAGCAGTGaataaaatatgaataaatgCATCTGGATTTCTTTTCTTCTTggccttatgtgggatctgagctgaggatgtcggtgtggcttgtgcagccctttgagacatttgtgattaagggctatataagtaaactttgattaattgatggTTGATTGGCTTCTTGACATAATTTTACAATTACCAACACATTATATCTTGTTTTAACCTAAACTGTAAAAAACAATCagtaaatgttactgtaaaaaactGGGAGTTCAGTTAACTGAATTTTATCGTGAAATGTACAATGTTTTAAACAAGatattattgtaaatggaaaaaaaaaaaaaaaagtaccactgTTTTTAAGGGTAATATGTACGGTTGTCttttttacggtgtattactgtgaAGGGatacaacaatatttttttacgCTTAAAATTCTGGGTAATGAGCTATGGGGGTTTTTCCCCGTaaaatctaagttaatttttaGAGTGTACAATtcgatggataacttgctttaaaatcatgggTCAAGCAGAtattcaaatgtttatttttattttaacaaaaaaataggataatataatatttgttgcattattacatAATAATACCATTtcaaagatatgcaattgcacacagtatttttttttttgctgctgtcTAATGACTATATTTTCTAATCAGATTCATCGTGATTAACTACAGGTTGATACTAGCTTGCATAACTGAAATCAACTTacgaaaagaccccaatattttgacacaaatacaATTACAGCGTAATAAGTCTGCGTATAAACATGATAAATGCAGTATTTTTTGCATGAGGTAACTTGATAATTGACAGCCTTTAGTTTTTTCTGTCCAAATGCAAAGAACTAATCTGtttagtaagaaaaaaaaagtactgtattgactaatatttccaggctttcactgGCCTTATAAATTGATGCGGCCctctggccttgagtttgacatctgtgctctaggtaatgttgcattttcccatgccaacaaagcaagtacgtCTTGTAGAAAGATTTCAAAAGTAAGGCAAtgctttttaaaatgtgttagcTCAATGCTAGTTTATATTGGatatgccatagacatgctacagattagcattagcgattttacatagcAATTCAAACGCAAATTAGATCATGAAAATTACAACTAAGATGCTTGTTACAATCAAATATTtggtgtaataagtacaatactgtattttccagggTGGGACAACAAGTTGCTACTTTTctcctatgctttgaaccctgcggcttataaaacagcgcGGCTATTTTATAGATTTGTCTTCACCAGCGGCAATAATGTTTAGTATTCAACCAATAGTTTTCATACAAACATCGAATGAGATGTTGTAAAGGTATGTTACTGTTTGTAATATGGCGCCATTTTTTGGACAAGTTTTCTCACTGCAGATAATGCAGgttaaaaatgtacttcctgtttcgttcCTTGTACCCTAAGTATTTGTCCATAacgtttctgctcgaaaggattcttcattcatcactacaagcaacgtttgtaagtttgacAATGTAACCAAAAACATGCACGAGCTATTGTAATGCAATCAAGCTATCATCGTTAGCATATGCAAAAATGCTATCACGTTTACTCGTGTCtttgttagcattattaacttacaatggcattatttttgtattgtttcaggttcacagattcctcagtaaattcaccaaaacgtcaccgtggaattATTGAGACTGTTTAGCGGATTGTAGAACTtccttccgcagctagtgggtccatgatgatgacttctgttttgtttaaacaGCCGCTTTCCTGCCGTATTACAGGCATTGTTTGAAAACAACTATGGTACGCAAATAAGCATTTACGAAATATTTTGTACCGCCAATTTTATTTAtcttcttttaccttcttttaccttgttTTGTCTTCTTGTACTTTCTATATTTTCGCTATCTACCTTTATCTTTTTTCCCCTTCTATATTTCCTCTTTTTAACTTATTGTAccctttatttaccttctatttaactcaTTTTACTTTCTATATTCCTtcttttaccatttatttatctTCTATGTACATTCAGTTaccttattttactttttttacaaCCTTTACCAActatttccttttttaaaaaaaaactctatTTCACCttgtatttaccatatttttttttttacttctttcacattctatttatcttattttatcttCCATTTAACTTGTTTCCACCTTCTTTAACTTTAAATTCCCTTCTATTACCTCCTAATTGCCATCGTTTACCTTCTACTCAACTAGATTTACCTTCTATTATGCGGTCGTGATTTTATAGATTTTTATTAGTTACACCCATTGTTTAATCTAAGCAAAAAGATATAAATCCCAAGTTAATTCTAACCAAATTAATGGATTTAATCaattaatcgttgcagccctagtCCAGTGACTTGGAGAGGAACATGGACAGGTTGGGGGTCCCACTTGACTGCTCCTCCGTGTGGGACAGGAAGCAGTTGTTACGGAGAAGAGTGACTTCCTCATCAGTCACCCACGACAAGCTCTCGGCTGAAACCACTTCCTGTGGCACTTCCATATTTACCAAAATGCATACTGAATAATATGTGGTAATAATAGCATGAACTGATTTGAAACTATAAATAGAATGTTCCCCCATTATTCTGCAAGACAGAATGGTTGCCAACTGTCAAATAACAGGAGGCTTTTTCCCCCACAACTCCATCTGCTGGATGCAGTGAGTCACTACCACACTTGACCCCAATGCAAGCGGACTGTAACCGTCAATCAGCACCATTACCTGGATTTGCTAATCTAGTCAGTGGCTTCATCCTTGGCCCACTCCTCTATTTACTAACATTTTGGTTACACAGTGTACATAGTAGTTTGCATGTTTTGGTGCACTGTTTATCTGTGCATTTATTCTTGACGTGTTGTACGCTCAAGTATATGCTTGAGTTTGAAGAAAacaaattattatcattattagttggCTACTCACTTGCTTTTTTTCATTCAAGCACACTTCCATTGgtctttctgttgtttttatggaaGGTCCCGGAAGGACAATGAATGTgtgactttttaaatgtattaataaataaactaaacaaagaTCTTGTTCCGTCATTAAATACCATGTAGCAGAAAGTAGTCCACAGGCCTTTTCTTCAGACCGGCTTTGGCCTTCTCTGTGGTCCAGTCCACATGCAGAGCCTCCTTCAGTAGGCAGAACTTGGCCGTCTGTTTGGGTCCACACCAGAAACAACACATCATAAATGGACTTCTTAACTAAATGAAACATATTGTTTTCTTGCAAATTCACACATTTTGCATGTTAAAattacacatacatttatttgtgttcTAAACTAAAGCATTTAATTGAAAACTCATGCTGCTATATTTTAAACTAGAATTGCTCCAGTGTTTCATTAATACATTAATGGTCAGCCACAAGTGAATGTACATTAAAAATCAAGATTACTAAAATTGTTTTCAATATTTTGCAGTAGAGGAAAGCGCACTTCCCCTTCCAGGTGATTTATGTACTACAAAacaatgttatccatccatccattttctaccgcttattccctttggggtcgcgggggacgctggtgcctatcttagctacaatcaggcggacaagtcagggccaacacagatacaaagaacattcacactcacattcacacactagagccaatttagttttgccaatcaatcCATGCAAAACAATGTTGTGTGTTATAAAATTTGAGTTTGAGATAGTAGAGCAGCAGACACGCCTAGTGTTACAAAATTAgcggtaaaaatgtgttttccacACTGATTGATGACTACTTGCCTGTGATTATAAATGCATTTGCAGTTTTATGTCAATTTTGTAACGTTACATTCTCATTTGTTAAACGTTTGTACAGGTTTAATACGATCACAATGCTATTCTGTTAGCCTGACAATGGGCttttccattgtatgttagcattaagctagcggcATACGAGCCAACTTTTACCCCGTATGTTTCTATTGCATTTTTCCCCAGTTTATACAAAACTGTATTGTCACTTTACCATGATTCCTACATGTATGTGCACTTCATTTGTATACGAATGCACTTTCCTTTGTTTCAAAGTAACTGCATTGTGGAGACTACCAACTGGCAATCTCAAGTTGGAAGTTTTTCATACCTAACTTAATGGACTGTTTACCTATCTGAAAGACAAAAAAATCCAACATTTGGTAAGGACGGAATAATATGTAAATAAACCAGGGGTGTAAAAAGTGCAGCCTGTGTTAATAAAATAAGCAGCAGCAATTGAAATATACACCAAAACAATATATTGTAACAAGTAAAAGGTATGTTGATGCAGACAACTAAAAAGACAGATTTGTCTTTAAATGTATGTGTaagatttgtttttaaactaCATGTGTCATAGCTAATGATGCAAACTATACATTGATTTCATATTGACACGCCACCGCCTACACAAACAAATTGCCAATCTCTGGTAAACACCGAGCGTCATACAAAATCTAACCTTTTTCACCATGGTGGTCTCGTTGGGATCCACTTTGACCCTCTTGGCCTCTGGCCCGTCGTTGGAGTCTCCAGAGGGCTTCACTACTTTGGGTTTCTCCCTGAGGACCAAAGCAAAGTCCTGTAAAGGGACATTGTCTAGCGTGTGAAAGGTCATGTGACCACTCACTCCACGTAGCTGTGCTCCGGCCCCAGGTTGCAGAACATATAACCATAGTAACCGTGGATGTCCCCGCAGAAGAGCAAGATGTTGTGCTCCGTGCAGATATGGTCCACGCGCACCATCACGTCTCTGGAGCAGCCGGTTAGACACACCTGAGGGCGGGACGGAGGGTATTGTCAAAGTCAGTTTTCATCGTTTGTCCTTCCATGATGCttgttaacatccatccatccattaacacataattaattatattaattaATATCTCATACATCTCTTTTACTTCCTGTCCACTCACCGCGCTGAACTGCAGAAAGAAACTTTCAGGCATTTCCTCAATTAACCCGATTTGGGCCCGCACCTCCACCATGGGGTTGAGGGTCTGAGCGCGCTCCACTGAGGCCTGGGCGCGACTCTGGCCGTACTTGCTTACCGGCACAAGGAACTGAGCACGGCACAACTCCTCGCTTGCCTGGTGAACGCAGAAACAACGGCAATAAAAAGCTAGGTCCTCAAACCGTGCTGCAGGTTTTTTCATTTCAGCGAAACTTGCGCAACGTGCtgcaaaaattacatttattaTTTCAAAACTTGATTAAAtggcactgaaaaaaaaaacatgtacgtaACAAAAGTACCAACAATATATTTTGTTATATAATTACTGTAGTTATTGGACTAAACTGTGAACACAAGCACTTATCCATGGCTCTCCACTCCACACTGAGCCACCTGGAACACCGGGGGAGCtatgtcaggatgcttttcattgactatagctacgccttcaataccatcattccagacatcctggtcaccaaactgctggacttaggcctcccctcacccacctgtctttggattaaggacttcctgaccaaccgacctcagacagtaaaacttggcccccatctctcctccccccGCACACTCAGCATCGGCTCTCCATAGGGTTGTGTGCTGAGTCCTTTGCTGTATtccctctacacccatgactgtagtccagaccactcggagaacaccatcatcaagtttgccgatgacacaacggtggtgggtcccattacagggggggatgagtctgcatacagagatgagtTCCTGAAACgatcagcgtggtgttcagtgaataatttggcactgaacaccacaaaaaccaaggaactcatctttgacttcaggaaaaacactgcagaccccgcacccctctacatcaacggcgaggaggtggagagagtcagctccttcaagttcctcggcaccctcatatctgctgacctgtcctggacccaaaatacaactgtggtcacccggaaggcccagcggagactccacttcctgagggtgctgaggaagaacagactggagaggcagctggtggtgaccttctatcgctcggctttcgagagcctgctgacgtactgcataacagtgtggtacgccagctgcactgaagcagacaaacaggcgattcagagggtcataaagtctgcacaaaaaatcatcggctgccccctgccctccctgaaggatttccataactcccgttgcctcaagaaagcaaaaaccatcaccaa
This window harbors:
- the sae1 gene encoding SUMO-activating enzyme subunit 1 encodes the protein MIDMIEKEDPVITEEEAAQYDRQIRLWGLDAQKRLRGSRVLLVGLGGLGAEVAKNLILAGVKGLTMLDHEKASEELCRAQFLVPVSKYGQSRAQASVERAQTLNPMVEVRAQIGLIEEMPESFFLQFSAVCLTGCSRDVMVRVDHICTEHNILLFCGDIHGYYGYMFCNLGPEHSYVEEKPKVVKPSGDSNDGPEAKRVKVDPNETTMVKKTAKFCLLKEALHVDWTTEKAKAGLKKRPVDYFLLHVLLKFRAEKHRAPEPKSFEEDSQLLRQIRDDLLEAMGVGANILNDDFISYCFSVMPPVCAVVGGVLGQEIVKALSQRDAPHRNFFFFDGRKGNGMVDYFGPN